In Bradyrhizobium sp. 1(2017), one DNA window encodes the following:
- the adh gene encoding aldehyde dehydrogenase, with the protein MNKVEFLSVTKVPFAERYDNFIGGKFVAPIAGKYFDNASPVTGQIVCKIARSDAQDVEAALDAAHAAKAAWGRTSVAERAAILNRIADRMEENLERLAIAETWDNGKPIRETRAADLPLAIDHFRYFAGVVRAQEGSIGEIDHDTIAYHFHEPLGVVGQIIPWNFPLLMACWKLAPALAAGNCVVLKPAEQTPASIMVWAEIIADILPPGVLNIVNGFGLEAGKPLASSPRIAKIAFTGETSTGRLIMQYASQNLIPVTLELGGKSPNIFFNDVTAEDDDFFDKAIEGFVMFALNQGEVCTCPSRALVHADIYDRFMEQALKRVAAIKQGDPRDATTMIGAQASSEQLSKILSYIDIGKQEGAKVLAGGGRAELAGDLAGGFYVQPTVFEGHNKMRIFQEEIFGPVVSVTTFKTDDEALAIANDTLYGLGAGVWSRDANRCYRFGRAIQAGRVWTNCYHAYPAHAAFGGYKQSGVGRETHKMMLDHYQQTKNLLVSYSPKKLGFF; encoded by the coding sequence ATGAACAAGGTGGAATTCCTCAGCGTCACCAAAGTTCCTTTCGCCGAACGCTATGACAATTTCATCGGCGGCAAGTTCGTGGCGCCGATCGCGGGCAAGTATTTCGACAACGCCTCGCCTGTGACCGGCCAGATCGTCTGCAAGATCGCGCGGTCCGACGCGCAGGACGTCGAGGCGGCCCTCGACGCGGCGCATGCGGCCAAGGCGGCCTGGGGCCGCACCAGCGTCGCCGAGCGCGCCGCGATCCTGAACCGGATCGCCGACCGCATGGAAGAGAACCTTGAGCGTCTCGCCATCGCCGAGACCTGGGACAACGGCAAGCCGATCCGCGAGACCCGCGCTGCCGACCTGCCGCTGGCCATCGACCATTTTCGCTATTTCGCCGGCGTGGTGCGCGCCCAGGAAGGCTCGATCGGCGAGATCGACCACGACACCATCGCCTATCATTTCCACGAGCCGCTGGGCGTTGTCGGCCAGATCATCCCCTGGAACTTCCCGCTGCTGATGGCCTGCTGGAAGCTTGCGCCAGCGCTGGCTGCCGGCAATTGCGTGGTGCTCAAGCCCGCGGAGCAGACCCCGGCCTCGATCATGGTGTGGGCCGAGATCATCGCCGACATCCTGCCGCCGGGCGTCCTCAACATCGTCAACGGCTTCGGCCTGGAGGCCGGCAAGCCGCTGGCCTCGAGCCCGCGCATCGCCAAGATCGCCTTCACCGGCGAGACCTCGACGGGCCGGCTCATCATGCAATATGCCAGCCAGAATCTCATTCCCGTCACGCTGGAGCTCGGCGGCAAGTCGCCGAACATCTTCTTCAACGATGTCACCGCCGAGGACGACGACTTCTTCGACAAGGCGATCGAAGGCTTCGTCATGTTCGCACTGAACCAGGGCGAGGTTTGCACCTGTCCGAGCCGGGCGCTGGTGCACGCGGATATCTACGACCGCTTCATGGAACAGGCGTTGAAGCGCGTCGCAGCGATCAAGCAGGGCGATCCGCGCGATGCCACCACCATGATCGGCGCCCAGGCCTCCAGCGAGCAATTGTCCAAGATTCTCTCCTATATCGACATCGGCAAGCAGGAGGGCGCCAAGGTTCTCGCCGGCGGCGGACGTGCCGAGCTCGCCGGCGATCTCGCCGGCGGATTCTACGTGCAGCCCACCGTGTTCGAGGGCCACAACAAGATGCGGATCTTCCAGGAGGAGATCTTCGGCCCCGTCGTCTCGGTCACCACCTTCAAGACCGACGACGAGGCACTCGCGATCGCCAACGACACGCTCTACGGCCTCGGAGCCGGCGTCTGGAGCCGCGATGCCAATCGCTGCTACCGTTTCGGCCGGGCGATCCAGGCAGGCCGGGTCTGGACCAACTGCTACCATGCCTATCCCGCACATGCGGCGTTTGGCGGCTACAAGCAGTCGGGCGTCGGTCGCGAGACCCACAAGATGATGCTCGATCACTACCAGCAGACCAAGAACCTCCTGGTCAGCTATAGCCCAAAGAAGCTCGGCTTCTTCTGA
- a CDS encoding helix-turn-helix domain-containing protein, whose protein sequence is MNGPTPPHHAARVEAAIASGQAARSALVASWRRSSRLHHLDPAGRTSPIRLTDAELHKARERIAPLLTSAQGAMDRLYQAVGASGCCVLLADGEGVPVDRRGTPGDDATFQSWGLWTGALWSEEHEGTNGIGTCLVEQRPLTIDRDQHFFTRNTLLSCTAVPIYDHEAALAGVLDVSSCRADRTDAFSSLIALAAGEAAKRIEADLFRRAFAHARIVLTQGPDGSCGGLIAVDADDLVIGATRSARLGLGIAPGKALQPVPAADLLGGDTAHDHLAGGQRAVLQRALLRAGGNVSAAAKALGVSRATLHRKLKRFEIKH, encoded by the coding sequence GTGAATGGGCCAACGCCCCCGCATCACGCGGCCCGCGTCGAGGCCGCCATCGCGTCAGGCCAGGCGGCCCGGTCCGCGCTCGTGGCCTCGTGGCGCCGTTCGTCCAGATTGCATCATCTGGATCCCGCAGGGCGCACCTCGCCGATACGGCTGACCGACGCCGAGCTGCACAAGGCGCGGGAGCGCATCGCGCCGCTGTTGACCTCGGCGCAAGGTGCGATGGACCGGCTCTATCAGGCCGTCGGCGCGAGCGGCTGCTGCGTGTTGCTCGCGGACGGCGAGGGCGTGCCGGTCGATCGCCGTGGCACGCCGGGGGACGATGCGACCTTCCAATCCTGGGGCCTGTGGACCGGCGCGCTCTGGAGCGAGGAGCATGAGGGCACCAACGGGATCGGCACCTGCCTCGTCGAGCAGCGGCCGCTGACGATCGATCGTGACCAGCACTTCTTCACCCGCAACACGCTTTTGAGCTGTACCGCCGTTCCGATCTACGACCATGAGGCGGCGCTCGCAGGCGTGCTCGACGTCTCCTCCTGCCGCGCCGACCGCACCGATGCGTTCTCCAGCCTGATCGCGCTGGCGGCGGGCGAGGCGGCCAAGCGCATCGAGGCCGACCTGTTTCGCAGAGCCTTCGCCCATGCCCGCATCGTGCTGACGCAAGGACCGGACGGCAGTTGCGGCGGCCTCATCGCGGTCGATGCCGACGATCTCGTGATCGGCGCAACACGCTCCGCGCGGCTCGGACTCGGGATCGCGCCAGGCAAGGCGTTGCAGCCGGTGCCCGCGGCCGACCTGCTCGGCGGGGATACCGCGCACGACCACCTTGCCGGCGGTCAGCGCGCGGTGTTGCAGCGGGCGCTGCTCCGCGCCGGCGGCAACGTGTCGGCGGCCGCCAAGGCCCTCGGCGTCAGCCGCGCCACGCTGCACCGGAAGCTGAAGCGGTTCGAGATCAAGCACTGA
- a CDS encoding FtsB family cell division protein, whose amino-acid sequence MVSRARLKSILTGLALYAVAAAIVGYFGVNAYTGKYGLNARQELDQEIIALTSELAQLKRERARSEQRVSLLRTSRIDPDMLDERARYQLDYVNPHDLVRMIPAK is encoded by the coding sequence ATGGTCTCCCGCGCGCGCCTGAAATCGATCCTGACCGGTCTTGCCCTCTATGCCGTGGCAGCGGCCATCGTCGGCTATTTCGGCGTCAACGCCTACACCGGCAAATACGGCCTCAACGCCCGTCAGGAGCTCGATCAGGAGATCATCGCGCTGACCAGCGAGCTCGCGCAGCTCAAGCGCGAGCGCGCCAGGAGCGAGCAGCGCGTCTCGTTGCTGCGCACGTCGAGGATCGACCCCGACATGCTGGACGAGCGGGCGCGCTACCAGCTCGACTATGTCAATCCGCATGATCTCGTTCGGATGATTCCGGCGAAATAG
- a CDS encoding NADPH-dependent FMN reductase — protein sequence MAYNIVVIAGSLRKDSFSLKIANALAKLAPGSLKLEVITLSGISFFNQDLEGAPPADWLAFREKLQKSDGVIFVTPEYNRAIPGVLKNAIDVASRPYGKSSFNGKPVGIVSNSPGPLGGVSAAKTLQNILPGIAGPIMQQPETYLNAVGDAFDADGNLTKESLKPVLQAYVDAFAAHVAKHHG from the coding sequence ATGGCCTACAACATCGTCGTGATCGCCGGCAGCCTGCGCAAGGACAGCTTCTCCCTCAAGATCGCAAATGCGCTTGCCAAGCTCGCGCCTGGCTCACTCAAGCTCGAGGTGATCACGCTGTCGGGCATCTCGTTCTTCAACCAGGACCTCGAGGGCGCGCCGCCCGCGGACTGGCTGGCCTTCCGCGAGAAGCTTCAGAAGTCGGATGGCGTCATCTTCGTCACGCCCGAATATAACCGCGCGATCCCCGGTGTGCTGAAGAATGCCATCGACGTCGCCTCGCGGCCCTACGGCAAGAGCTCGTTCAACGGCAAGCCGGTCGGCATCGTCTCGAACTCGCCAGGCCCGCTCGGGGGCGTCAGCGCCGCCAAGACGCTCCAGAACATCCTGCCGGGCATTGCCGGCCCGATCATGCAGCAGCCCGAGACCTATCTGAACGCGGTCGGTGACGCCTTCGATGCTGACGGCAACCTGACCAAGGAGTCGCTCAAGCCCGTGCTCCAGGCCTATGTCGACGCGTTCGCCGCGCACGTCGCGAAGCACCACGGCTGA
- a CDS encoding MBL fold metallo-hydrolase encodes MTDFNRRHLLAGAAAVGAAAVTGLRPTDANASVPPTGTQAPGFYRYKVGSYECTSINDGARTFPMPEKFVVNIPKEESLAAGEAAYMPKGMVTVPFNPQLINTGSKLVLIDTGNGVANLEPSKGAVGRTLQNLAAAGVDPKNVDVVLLSHLHPDHTNGIRLADGALAFPNAEIMVPGKDWEFWTSEDNAAKAESNPMMKNYFANVKKTFAGLESKVTKYDWGKEVAPGITSIATPGHTPGHTSFAVASGDAKVLIQSDVTNIPEFFLRNPDWHVMFDADAALAQATRHKFYDMAAAEKATVIGFHFTFPSVGHVEKNGAKYRLIPSAWNPTI; translated from the coding sequence ATGACTGACTTCAATCGCCGCCATTTGCTTGCAGGCGCTGCCGCCGTCGGTGCGGCTGCCGTTACCGGCCTTCGGCCGACCGACGCCAATGCCTCAGTGCCACCGACCGGGACGCAGGCGCCGGGCTTCTACAGGTACAAGGTCGGCAGCTACGAGTGCACGTCGATCAACGACGGCGCGCGCACCTTTCCGATGCCGGAGAAGTTCGTCGTCAACATACCCAAGGAGGAATCCCTGGCCGCGGGCGAGGCGGCCTACATGCCGAAGGGCATGGTCACAGTGCCGTTCAATCCGCAGCTCATCAACACCGGCTCCAAGCTCGTGCTGATCGATACCGGCAACGGAGTAGCCAACCTCGAGCCGAGCAAAGGCGCGGTCGGCCGCACCCTGCAAAACCTTGCCGCAGCTGGCGTCGACCCGAAGAACGTCGACGTCGTGCTGTTGTCGCATTTGCATCCCGACCACACCAACGGCATACGCCTGGCCGACGGCGCGCTCGCCTTCCCGAACGCTGAGATCATGGTGCCGGGCAAGGACTGGGAGTTCTGGACCAGCGAGGACAACGCCGCCAAGGCCGAGTCCAACCCGATGATGAAGAACTACTTCGCCAACGTGAAGAAGACCTTTGCCGGCCTCGAGTCCAAGGTCACCAAGTACGACTGGGGCAAGGAGGTCGCGCCCGGCATCACCTCCATTGCGACGCCGGGTCACACGCCCGGCCACACCTCGTTTGCGGTTGCATCGGGCGATGCCAAGGTGCTGATCCAGTCCGATGTCACCAACATTCCGGAATTCTTCCTGCGCAACCCGGACTGGCACGTGATGTTCGACGCCGATGCTGCGCTGGCGCAGGCGACCCGCCACAAATTCTACGACATGGCGGCTGCCGAGAAGGCGACCGTGATCGGCTTCCACTTCACGTTCCCGTCGGTCGGTCATGTCGAGAAGAACGGTGCCAAATATCGCCTGATCCCGTCGGCGTGGAATCCGACGATCTGA
- a CDS encoding zinc-binding dehydrogenase produces the protein MSDGKTGLQLRSLIKKSGELEISLLDVPTPEPAADEVVVRVEAAPINPSDLGLLIGAADMSTAKASGTKEAPVITAKVPEGAMRAMAGRLDESMPVGNEGAGIVIKTGSSDAAKALMGKTVAMIGGAMYAQYRTLKVRECLPLPAGTTPAEGASCFVNPLTALGMTETMRREGHKALVHTAAASNLGQMLNKICIKDGIALVNIVRSKEQADILHKIGAKYVVDSTAPTFLSDLTNALVETGATIAFDAIGGGKLAGDILNCMEAAINKTAKEYSRYGSNVHKQVYVYGALDIRPIELPRGFGMAWGVGGWLLFPFLMRIGQADGAKLRQRVVDELKTTFASHYTKVVSLPEALDPANIAVYAKRATGEKFLINPNK, from the coding sequence ATGAGCGACGGCAAAACCGGCCTGCAACTGCGTTCGCTGATCAAGAAGAGTGGAGAGCTGGAAATCTCGCTTCTCGACGTGCCGACCCCCGAGCCCGCCGCGGATGAAGTCGTCGTCCGCGTCGAGGCGGCGCCGATCAATCCGTCCGACCTCGGGCTCCTGATCGGCGCGGCCGATATGAGTACGGCGAAGGCGTCTGGCACGAAGGAGGCCCCGGTCATCACCGCGAAGGTGCCTGAGGGCGCGATGCGGGCGATGGCTGGCCGGCTCGACGAATCCATGCCAGTCGGTAACGAAGGCGCCGGCATCGTCATCAAGACCGGCTCGTCGGATGCCGCGAAGGCACTGATGGGCAAGACGGTCGCCATGATCGGCGGCGCGATGTATGCGCAGTACCGCACCCTGAAAGTGCGCGAGTGCCTGCCGTTGCCGGCGGGGACCACGCCGGCGGAAGGCGCCTCCTGTTTCGTCAATCCGCTGACTGCGCTCGGCATGACTGAGACCATGCGGCGCGAGGGCCACAAGGCGCTGGTGCACACCGCTGCTGCCTCCAATCTCGGCCAAATGCTGAACAAGATCTGCATCAAGGACGGGATTGCGCTGGTCAACATCGTGCGCAGCAAGGAGCAGGCCGACATCCTGCACAAGATCGGCGCCAAATATGTCGTGGATTCCACCGCGCCGACCTTCCTCAGCGATCTCACCAATGCACTGGTCGAGACCGGCGCCACCATCGCCTTCGACGCCATCGGCGGCGGCAAGCTTGCCGGCGACATCCTCAACTGCATGGAAGCCGCGATCAACAAGACCGCCAAGGAATACAGCCGCTACGGCTCCAACGTGCACAAGCAGGTCTATGTCTACGGCGCGCTCGATATCCGCCCGATCGAATTGCCGCGCGGCTTTGGCATGGCCTGGGGCGTCGGCGGCTGGCTGCTGTTTCCGTTCCTGATGAGGATCGGGCAGGCGGACGGCGCCAAGCTGCGCCAGCGCGTTGTCGACGAATTGAAGACCACCTTCGCCAGCCACTACACCAAGGTGGTTTCGCTGCCCGAGGCGCTCGATCCCGCCAACATCGCGGTGTACGCCAAACGCGCCACCGGCGAAAAATTCCTCATCAACCCAAACAAATAA
- the eno gene encoding phosphopyruvate hydratase — translation MTAIIDIIGREILDSRGNPTVEVDVVLEDGALGRAAVPSGASTGAHEAVELRDGDKARYLGKGVTKAVGAVNGEIFEALSGLDVEQQAQIDQIMIDLDGTPNKSRLGANAILGVSLACAKAAANSLDMPLYRYVGGTSARLLPVPMMNIINGGMHADNPIDFQEFMILPVGASSFAEGLRYGAEVFHTLKSELKKAGHNTNVGDEGGFAPNLPSADAALDFVMNAIGKAGFKAGSDIVLGLDCASTEFFKGGKYVYEGEGKTRSISEQAKYLADLVARYPIVTIEDGMSEDDMDGWKELTDLIGKKCQLVGDDLFVTNVKRLAEGIKAGRANSILIKVNQIGTLTETLAAVEMAHKAGYTSVMSHRSGETEDSTIADLAVATNCGQIKTGSLARSDRTAKYNQLLRIEQQLGKQALYGGKAALKALA, via the coding sequence ATGACCGCCATCATCGACATCATCGGCCGCGAAATCCTGGACAGCCGGGGTAACCCCACCGTCGAGGTCGATGTCGTGCTGGAAGACGGTGCGCTCGGCCGTGCCGCGGTGCCGTCGGGCGCCTCCACCGGTGCCCATGAGGCCGTGGAACTGCGCGACGGCGACAAGGCCCGCTATCTCGGCAAGGGCGTCACCAAGGCGGTCGGCGCCGTCAATGGCGAGATCTTCGAGGCCCTGAGCGGTCTCGATGTCGAGCAGCAGGCCCAGATCGACCAGATCATGATCGACCTCGACGGCACGCCGAACAAGAGCCGGCTCGGCGCCAACGCCATCCTCGGCGTCTCGCTCGCCTGCGCCAAGGCGGCCGCGAACTCGCTCGACATGCCGCTGTATCGCTACGTCGGCGGGACCTCGGCGCGCCTCCTGCCGGTGCCGATGATGAACATCATCAACGGCGGCATGCATGCCGACAACCCGATCGACTTCCAGGAATTCATGATCCTCCCGGTCGGCGCGTCGTCCTTCGCCGAGGGCCTGCGCTATGGCGCCGAGGTCTTCCACACGCTGAAGTCCGAGCTCAAGAAGGCCGGCCACAACACCAATGTCGGCGACGAGGGCGGTTTTGCCCCGAACCTGCCGTCGGCCGACGCCGCGCTCGACTTCGTCATGAACGCGATCGGCAAGGCCGGATTCAAGGCGGGGAGCGATATCGTGCTCGGCCTCGACTGCGCCTCGACCGAGTTCTTCAAGGGCGGCAAATATGTCTATGAAGGCGAGGGCAAGACCCGCTCGATCTCCGAGCAGGCCAAGTACCTTGCGGACCTCGTCGCGCGCTATCCGATCGTGACCATCGAGGACGGCATGTCGGAGGACGACATGGACGGCTGGAAGGAGCTCACCGACCTCATCGGCAAGAAGTGCCAGCTCGTCGGCGACGATCTCTTCGTCACCAACGTCAAGCGCCTCGCCGAGGGCATCAAGGCCGGCCGGGCCAATTCGATCCTGATCAAGGTCAACCAGATCGGCACACTGACCGAAACGCTCGCCGCCGTCGAGATGGCGCACAAGGCCGGCTACACCTCGGTGATGTCGCACCGCTCGGGCGAGACCGAGGATTCCACCATCGCCGATCTCGCGGTTGCCACGAATTGCGGTCAGATCAAGACCGGCTCTCTTGCGCGGTCCGATCGCACCGCCAAATACAACCAGCTCCTGCGCATCGAGCAGCAGCTCGGCAAGCAGGCGCTCTATGGCGGCAAGGCGGCACTCAAGGCGCTGGCATAA
- the queF gene encoding preQ(1) synthase: MSKKPSKSNNSPALQLGRAVEWPDAPEKAKLDRVPNPQKGTDYLVRFTVPEFTSLCPVTGQPDFAHLMIDYAPGQWLLESKSLKLYIASFRNHGAFHEDCTVMIGKRIASEIKPKWLRIGGYWYPRGGIPIDVFWQTGRVPKGMWVPEQGVASYRGRG; encoded by the coding sequence ATGTCGAAAAAACCCAGCAAATCGAACAACTCCCCTGCTCTGCAGCTTGGCCGCGCCGTGGAATGGCCGGATGCACCGGAAAAGGCCAAGCTCGACCGCGTGCCCAATCCGCAAAAGGGTACGGATTATCTGGTGCGTTTCACGGTGCCGGAGTTCACCTCGCTCTGCCCGGTCACGGGCCAGCCGGATTTCGCCCATCTGATGATCGACTACGCGCCGGGCCAATGGCTGCTGGAGTCGAAGTCGCTCAAGCTCTACATCGCGAGCTTCCGCAATCACGGCGCCTTCCACGAGGATTGCACCGTGATGATCGGCAAGCGCATCGCCTCCGAGATCAAGCCGAAATGGCTGCGCATCGGCGGCTATTGGTATCCGCGCGGCGGCATCCCGATCGACGTGTTCTGGCAGACCGGCCGCGTGCCGAAGGGCATGTGGGTGCCGGAGCAAGGCGTCGCGTCCTATCGTGGGCGGGGCTAG
- a CDS encoding extracellular solute-binding protein, giving the protein MKWMPATFRNLALGLLSVLWLTGASDAAEVRVMISGGLTAAYKALVPEFEKATGNKVLTEYGPSMGTTANAIPVRLERGEPADVLIMVGYALTDLAGKGKVAAGSQVDLTKSPIGIAVKSGAPKPDISSVEAVKRALLAAKSIAYSDSASGVYVSTEMFDKLGIADAMKDKARKIPATPVGEIVAHGEAELGFQQISELKPVKGIDIVGPLPNELQKITIFSAGIAAGSKEPDAGRALIKFLASPAAREAIVASGMDPIPAAGAN; this is encoded by the coding sequence ATGAAATGGATGCCAGCAACATTCCGCAACCTTGCCCTCGGTCTTCTGAGCGTCCTCTGGCTCACCGGCGCGTCCGACGCTGCCGAGGTGCGGGTGATGATTTCGGGTGGATTGACAGCTGCCTACAAGGCGCTCGTGCCCGAATTCGAGAAGGCCACCGGCAACAAGGTGCTGACGGAATACGGGCCGTCGATGGGAACGACCGCGAACGCCATCCCGGTGCGGCTCGAGCGCGGCGAGCCGGCCGATGTCCTGATCATGGTGGGCTACGCCCTCACCGACCTCGCGGGCAAGGGCAAGGTCGCTGCCGGCAGCCAGGTCGATCTGACAAAGTCGCCGATCGGCATCGCCGTGAAGTCGGGTGCACCGAAGCCGGACATCAGCTCGGTGGAGGCCGTCAAGCGCGCGCTGCTGGCCGCAAAGTCAATCGCCTATTCCGACAGCGCCAGCGGCGTCTACGTCTCCACCGAGATGTTCGACAAGCTCGGCATAGCCGATGCCATGAAGGACAAGGCGCGCAAGATTCCGGCGACGCCGGTCGGCGAGATCGTCGCGCACGGCGAAGCCGAGCTTGGCTTCCAGCAGATCAGCGAGCTGAAGCCCGTCAAGGGCATCGATATCGTCGGACCGCTGCCGAACGAATTGCAGAAGATCACGATCTTCTCCGCCGGCATCGCGGCCGGTTCGAAGGAACCCGATGCAGGACGTGCCTTGATCAAGTTCCTGGCCTCCCCGGCCGCGCGCGAAGCGATCGTCGCGAGCGGCATGGACCCGATCCCGGCTGCCGGGGCGAATTAA
- the glsA gene encoding glutaminase A, translating into MDAQPDHLPSTAGAPRSSGYPTRPPLRRFLTDCHEEFRVDHSGELADYIPELRRANPDHFGIALVTIDGHVYEVGDSDVPFTIQSVSKAFVFALALEMVGEARVAATIGVEPSGEAFNSIRLTNDNRPFNPMVNAGAIACSGLIYEVDGKGAFERVRAKLSQYAGRELAVDEAVHASETATGNRNRAIAWLLRNYAVLPDDVDAVLDVYFRQCAILVTARDLAVMAATLANRGINPVTGVQVITPHIVARTLSVMTSSGMYDYAGEWTYRVGIPAKSGVGGGIVAALPSQLGLGTFSPLLDNHFNSVRGLKVCEALSARFDLHMLNRNADVRTSIMADYDIYGISSRRSRQPHEQQILDERHSDIRVLELVGAMNFGTIDYVTRRLSSEPPSAPLLIIDFRRVPDITAAGAELLGEKLTALGNGGVTAILSGFEQSSVVWAAIAARTAEPRRLRRFALLDDAIEWAEDQVIYRFGGFTDLKESAHLGEQALLGELASDEIAAIVKLSSTRHYTAGQRIIATGEPANSLFFLQSGMVSVKLPSGVRLASLGPGMEFGEMAILERSRSADVVADTPVICLELPLDSFADYRRLHPETALKIMRNLAAILARRLVAANAKVDLLSAY; encoded by the coding sequence GTGGACGCCCAGCCCGACCATTTGCCCAGCACAGCAGGGGCGCCCCGATCATCCGGGTATCCTACCCGGCCGCCGCTGCGGCGCTTTCTCACCGATTGCCACGAAGAATTCAGGGTCGATCATTCCGGTGAGCTCGCCGACTACATCCCCGAGCTGAGGCGCGCCAACCCCGACCATTTCGGCATCGCGCTCGTGACCATCGACGGCCATGTCTACGAGGTCGGCGACAGCGACGTGCCATTCACGATCCAGTCGGTGTCGAAGGCGTTCGTCTTTGCGCTTGCGCTGGAGATGGTGGGCGAAGCACGCGTCGCTGCCACCATTGGCGTCGAGCCGAGCGGCGAGGCCTTCAACTCCATCCGGCTCACCAATGACAACCGTCCGTTCAACCCGATGGTCAATGCCGGCGCGATCGCCTGCTCGGGCCTGATCTACGAGGTGGACGGGAAGGGTGCCTTCGAGCGCGTCCGCGCCAAGCTCAGTCAGTACGCCGGCCGCGAGCTTGCGGTGGACGAGGCCGTTCATGCCTCCGAGACGGCGACCGGCAATCGCAACCGGGCCATCGCCTGGCTGCTGCGGAATTACGCGGTGCTGCCGGATGACGTCGACGCCGTGCTCGACGTCTATTTCCGTCAATGCGCCATTCTGGTGACGGCGCGCGACCTCGCGGTCATGGCGGCAACGCTCGCCAATCGAGGCATCAATCCGGTGACGGGTGTGCAGGTGATCACGCCCCATATCGTCGCGCGCACGCTGTCGGTGATGACGAGCTCGGGCATGTACGACTACGCCGGCGAGTGGACCTATCGGGTCGGCATCCCCGCCAAGAGCGGCGTCGGCGGCGGTATCGTCGCGGCGCTGCCCTCGCAACTCGGGCTCGGCACCTTCTCGCCGTTGCTCGACAATCATTTCAACAGTGTGCGTGGCCTGAAAGTGTGCGAAGCGCTCTCGGCGCGGTTCGACCTGCACATGCTCAACCGCAACGCCGATGTCCGCACCAGCATCATGGCGGATTACGACATCTACGGTATTTCCTCGCGCCGCAGCCGTCAGCCGCACGAGCAGCAGATCCTCGACGAGCGTCACAGCGACATCCGCGTGCTCGAGCTTGTCGGCGCGATGAATTTCGGCACCATCGACTACGTCACCCGGCGGCTTAGCAGCGAGCCGCCGAGCGCGCCGTTGCTGATCATCGATTTCCGCCGCGTTCCTGATATCACCGCGGCTGGTGCGGAGCTGCTCGGCGAGAAGCTGACCGCGCTCGGCAATGGCGGGGTCACTGCCATCCTGTCCGGCTTCGAGCAGTCCTCCGTGGTCTGGGCGGCGATCGCCGCGCGCACGGCCGAGCCGCGCCGGCTGCGCCGCTTCGCCCTGCTCGACGATGCCATCGAATGGGCCGAAGACCAGGTGATCTACCGCTTCGGCGGCTTCACCGACTTGAAGGAGAGCGCGCATCTCGGCGAGCAGGCGCTGCTTGGCGAGCTCGCCTCGGACGAGATCGCTGCGATCGTCAAGCTATCGAGCACCCGGCATTACACGGCCGGCCAGCGCATCATCGCGACTGGCGAGCCCGCCAATTCGCTGTTCTTTCTCCAAAGCGGGATGGTCAGCGTGAAGCTGCCGAGCGGCGTCCGGCTCGCTTCTCTCGGCCCCGGCATGGAGTTCGGCGAGATGGCGATCCTGGAGCGGAGCCGCAGCGCCGACGTCGTTGCGGACACACCCGTCATTTGTCTCGAATTGCCGCTGGACAGCTTTGCGGATTACCGCCGCCTGCACCCGGAAACCGCGCTGAAGATCATGCGCAACCTCGCCGCCATCCTGGCGCGGCGGCTGGTGGCGGCGAATGCCAAGGTGGATCTGCTGAGCGCGTATTGA